One stretch of Janibacter limosus DNA includes these proteins:
- a CDS encoding FAD-binding oxidoreductase gives MEPSDLISSIRTELGAVLSDGALVTDPDVVGSHSRDQALWCPDDGALALVRARTIEDVQETMRFATRHRVPVVPQGARTGLSGGANAVPGCLLLSLERMTRVLGIDAGERTVTVEPGIINQDLKDALVEHGLSYPPDPGSVAISSIGGNVATNAGGLCCVKYGVTRDYVRQLRVVLADGTLTTIGTTTAKGVAGLDLRGLFVGSEGTLGVVVEVTLRLVPTLPQPLTAVATFADLRHAAAAVADLMTSGAQPSLLESMDGTTLRMINAYRDMGLDDEAGAMLLMQSDGSGDPQTARVEVEAFAAFAEANEAIDVVFSEDPADSAALVAARRLAQTAYEHHAQSHGGGQLLDDVCLPRHRLPEFYDRLDEIAAETGLTLAVVAHAGDGNTHPSIFFDASDPQDVARADAAFDRIMEVGLELGGTITGEHGVGYLKRSWLARELDEGSRQVHRAVKAALDPLGILNPGKMFADL, from the coding sequence ATGGAGCCCAGCGACCTCATCAGCTCGATCCGCACCGAGCTCGGCGCGGTGCTCAGCGACGGTGCGCTCGTCACCGACCCCGACGTCGTCGGCTCCCACTCGCGCGACCAGGCACTCTGGTGCCCTGACGACGGGGCACTCGCGCTCGTGCGGGCGCGCACGATCGAGGACGTCCAGGAGACGATGCGCTTCGCCACCCGTCACCGGGTCCCGGTCGTGCCACAGGGAGCGCGCACCGGGCTGTCCGGCGGGGCCAACGCAGTGCCCGGCTGCCTGCTGCTGTCGCTGGAGCGGATGACCCGGGTCCTGGGCATCGACGCCGGCGAGCGCACGGTGACCGTCGAGCCGGGGATCATCAACCAGGACCTCAAGGACGCACTCGTCGAGCACGGGCTGTCCTACCCACCGGACCCCGGGTCGGTGGCGATCTCCTCCATCGGTGGCAATGTGGCGACCAACGCCGGCGGGCTGTGCTGCGTCAAGTACGGCGTGACCCGTGACTACGTCCGGCAGCTGCGGGTGGTCCTCGCCGACGGGACCCTGACGACGATCGGCACGACGACGGCGAAGGGGGTCGCCGGGCTCGACCTGCGCGGCCTCTTCGTCGGGTCCGAGGGCACCCTCGGTGTCGTCGTCGAGGTCACCCTGCGCCTCGTCCCCACCCTGCCGCAGCCCCTGACCGCGGTCGCGACCTTCGCCGACCTGCGCCACGCTGCGGCCGCCGTGGCCGACCTGATGACGTCGGGGGCCCAGCCCTCCTTGCTGGAGTCGATGGACGGCACGACCCTGCGGATGATCAACGCCTACCGCGACATGGGGCTCGACGACGAGGCGGGCGCCATGCTGCTCATGCAGTCGGACGGCAGCGGTGACCCGCAGACTGCACGCGTGGAGGTCGAGGCCTTCGCGGCCTTCGCCGAGGCCAACGAGGCGATCGACGTCGTCTTCTCGGAGGACCCGGCCGACAGTGCGGCGCTGGTCGCGGCACGGCGCCTGGCGCAGACGGCTTACGAGCACCACGCCCAGTCGCACGGTGGCGGCCAGCTCCTCGACGACGTCTGCCTCCCGCGGCACCGGCTGCCGGAGTTCTACGACCGGCTCGACGAGATCGCGGCGGAGACCGGCCTGACCCTCGCGGTCGTCGCCCACGCCGGTGACGGCAACACCCACCCGTCGATCTTCTTCGACGCGTCCGACCCGCAGGACGTGGCGCGGGCGGACGCTGCCTTCGACCGGATCATGGAGGTCGGGCTCGAGCTCGGCGGCACGATCACCGGCGAGCACGGCGTCGGCTACCTCAAGAGGAGCTGGCTGGCGCGCGAGCTCGACGAGGGCAGCCGCCAGGTGCACCGGGCGGTCAAGGCGGCGCTCGACCCGCTGGGGATCCTCAACCCCGGCAAGATGTTCGCCGACCTCTGA
- a CDS encoding Ppx/GppA phosphatase family protein yields the protein MRLGVIDIGSNTVHLLIVDAHHGAAPIPATSHKILLRLSEHVDDEGRIDEGGAADLSRFVAECLEVAEDQGAEEVFAFATSAVREAPNGDEVLARVRAETGVDLQVLSGEDEARLTFLAARRWAGWSAGKLLVIDIGGGSLELTLGDDEDPDIAKSLLLGAGRTTRELLAADPPTAQQIKQARRHVRATLAKEIRPYARASSPDTVLGTSKTMRSLARIAGAAPSADGPYVERRLRRDDVTATIARITPMTAEQRVELPGVSASRAHQILAGGIVAEAAMDLLGVEELTICPWALREGVLLRYLDVLA from the coding sequence GTGCGCCTTGGTGTCATCGATATCGGTTCCAACACCGTCCATCTGCTCATCGTCGACGCCCACCACGGTGCGGCGCCGATCCCTGCGACGTCCCACAAGATCCTGCTGCGGCTCTCCGAGCACGTCGACGACGAGGGTCGGATCGACGAAGGGGGCGCTGCTGACCTCTCCCGCTTCGTCGCCGAGTGCCTCGAGGTCGCCGAGGACCAGGGTGCCGAGGAGGTCTTCGCCTTCGCCACCAGCGCGGTCCGTGAGGCACCCAACGGTGACGAGGTGCTGGCCAGGGTGCGCGCGGAGACCGGCGTCGACCTGCAGGTGCTCAGCGGTGAGGACGAGGCGCGCCTGACCTTCCTCGCCGCCCGCCGGTGGGCGGGCTGGTCGGCCGGCAAGCTGCTCGTCATCGACATCGGTGGCGGCTCGCTGGAGCTGACCCTCGGTGACGACGAGGACCCCGACATCGCCAAGTCCCTGCTCCTCGGAGCCGGCCGCACCACCCGTGAGCTGCTGGCCGCGGACCCGCCGACCGCGCAGCAGATCAAGCAGGCGCGTCGCCACGTGCGGGCGACGCTGGCCAAGGAGATCCGCCCCTATGCCAGGGCCAGCTCGCCCGACACGGTGCTGGGTACGAGCAAGACGATGCGCTCGCTGGCCCGCATCGCCGGTGCGGCCCCGAGTGCCGACGGGCCGTACGTCGAGCGTCGGCTGCGCCGCGACGACGTGACCGCGACGATCGCCCGGATCACCCCGATGACCGCCGAGCAGCGGGTCGAGCTGCCCGGCGTGTCGGCGTCCAGGGCCCACCAGATCCTCGCCGGCGGCATCGTCGCCGAGGCTGCGATGGACCTGCTCGGTGTCGAGGAGCTGACGATCTGCCCGTGGGCGCTGCGCGAGGGTGTGCTCCTGCGCTACCTCGACGTGCTGGCCTGA
- a CDS encoding diacylglycerol/lipid kinase family protein translates to MRRLLFIANASAGTSDRESQDAALAVLRADAEVEVVETESIDELTEAVAGRDGREVVIAGGDGSLHAFVTALCRTGDLGEDPPTVGLLPMGTGNDFARSVDLPTDPAEAARVVLASPVQPVDVLIDDDDNLVANAVHIGVGEEAGRIAAPWKERLGKVHLGIIGYAIGGIAAGFGQQGRHLEIIADDEVVSDGSRRVLQVAITIGTSVGGGTELAPDARPGDGLAEVVVSYAVAPARRARYALRLSRGTHTELDDVVTTRARTVTVRGRHHDVAANSDGEELSPARERTWRVVPEAYRLHTPETTR, encoded by the coding sequence GTGAGACGACTCCTCTTCATCGCCAACGCCTCAGCGGGCACGTCGGACCGCGAGAGCCAGGACGCCGCGCTGGCAGTGCTGCGAGCCGATGCCGAGGTCGAGGTCGTCGAGACCGAGTCGATCGACGAGCTCACCGAGGCCGTCGCCGGACGCGACGGCCGCGAGGTCGTCATCGCAGGCGGCGACGGATCGCTCCACGCCTTCGTCACGGCCCTGTGCCGCACCGGTGACCTGGGCGAGGACCCGCCGACCGTGGGCCTGCTGCCCATGGGCACCGGCAACGACTTCGCCCGGTCGGTCGACCTGCCCACGGACCCCGCCGAGGCCGCGCGGGTCGTCCTGGCCAGCCCGGTCCAGCCCGTCGACGTCCTCATCGACGACGACGACAACCTCGTCGCCAACGCCGTGCACATCGGCGTCGGTGAGGAGGCCGGACGCATCGCGGCCCCGTGGAAGGAGCGCCTGGGCAAGGTGCACCTGGGGATCATCGGCTACGCCATCGGGGGGATCGCTGCGGGCTTCGGCCAGCAGGGACGCCACCTCGAGATCATCGCGGACGACGAGGTGGTCAGCGACGGCAGCCGCCGAGTGCTGCAGGTCGCCATCACGATCGGCACGAGCGTCGGTGGCGGCACCGAGCTGGCGCCTGACGCCCGACCCGGAGACGGGCTCGCCGAGGTCGTGGTGTCCTACGCCGTGGCCCCCGCCCGCCGCGCCCGCTACGCCCTGCGTCTGAGCCGGGGCACCCACACCGAGCTCGACGACGTCGTCACCACCCGGGCGCGCACCGTCACCGTCCGCGGGCGCCACCACGACGTCGCCGCCAACTCCGACGGCGAGGAGCTCAGCCCGGCTCGGGAGCGCACCTGGCGCGTCGTGCCCGAGGCCTACCGGTTGCACACGCCGGAGACGACGCGATGA
- a CDS encoding acetoin utilization protein AcuC, whose translation MSTQACAIWGEDFTRYDFGVGHPMSPIRLDLTARLCRELGIFDDMDVVDVEPASDDVLRTVHDGDYIEAVKRISADPTTADGQWGIGTDDVPAFAGIHESSARIVAGSIEAARRVWTGEAEHAVNFTGGMHHAMRGRAAGFCIYNDIAAAITWLLEQGVERVAYVDVDVHHGDGVQEIFYDDPRVLTVSVHESGRTLFPGTGWPGDTGGPGAEGTAVNVALPPGVTDGPWLRAITSVAAPVVRAFAPQVLVTQHGCDTHKDDPLAHMALSLDAQRQAAVNLHRLAHEVADGRWLAVGGGGYDIASAVPRAWAHLTAIAAHKPVPPSTETPQAWRDHVELVAGQAGPARMGDLPDKDLPIWVQPWAMGYNPHSGVDRAVMATREAVFPVHGLDVWYD comes from the coding sequence ATGAGCACACAGGCGTGCGCCATCTGGGGCGAGGACTTCACGCGTTACGACTTCGGGGTGGGTCACCCGATGTCACCGATCCGCCTCGATCTCACGGCCCGGCTGTGCCGAGAGCTCGGGATCTTCGACGACATGGACGTCGTCGACGTCGAGCCGGCGAGCGACGACGTGCTGAGGACCGTCCACGACGGCGACTACATCGAGGCGGTCAAGAGGATCTCGGCCGACCCCACGACAGCCGACGGGCAGTGGGGGATCGGCACCGACGACGTGCCCGCCTTCGCCGGCATCCACGAGTCGAGCGCTCGCATCGTGGCCGGCAGCATCGAGGCAGCACGACGCGTGTGGACCGGCGAGGCGGAGCACGCGGTCAACTTCACCGGTGGGATGCACCACGCCATGCGGGGCAGGGCGGCCGGCTTCTGCATCTACAACGACATCGCCGCCGCCATCACCTGGCTGCTCGAGCAGGGCGTCGAGCGGGTGGCCTACGTCGACGTCGACGTCCACCACGGCGACGGGGTGCAGGAGATCTTCTACGACGACCCGCGCGTGCTCACGGTCTCGGTCCACGAGTCGGGGCGCACCCTCTTCCCCGGCACGGGCTGGCCCGGTGACACCGGCGGTCCGGGTGCCGAGGGCACCGCGGTCAACGTCGCGCTGCCCCCGGGAGTCACCGACGGACCCTGGCTGCGGGCGATCACGTCGGTGGCCGCCCCGGTCGTCCGGGCCTTCGCGCCGCAGGTCTTGGTCACCCAGCACGGGTGTGACACCCACAAGGACGACCCGCTCGCGCACATGGCGCTCTCGCTCGACGCGCAGCGGCAGGCCGCCGTCAACCTGCATCGGCTCGCGCACGAGGTGGCCGACGGGCGGTGGCTGGCGGTCGGAGGGGGCGGCTACGACATCGCGAGCGCCGTCCCGCGCGCCTGGGCGCACCTGACGGCCATCGCGGCGCACAAGCCGGTACCGCCCTCCACCGAGACCCCACAGGCCTGGCGCGACCACGTCGAGCTGGTCGCCGGGCAGGCAGGTCCCGCCCGCATGGGTGACCTCCCCGACAAGGACCTGCCGATCTGGGTGCAGCCGTGGGCGATGGGCTACAACCCGCACAGCGGGGTCGACCGGGCCGTGATGGCCACCCGCGAGGCGGTCTTCCCCGTGCACGGTCTCGACGTCTGGTATGACTGA
- a CDS encoding sugar phosphate isomerase/epimerase family protein, with protein sequence MPDPARHLPVGLSTASVYPEGAAAAFETAARLGYDGVEIMVWTDPISQNAGALRALADHHGIDIVSIHAPTLLLTQRVMSPDPWGKVDRSIELAQEVGAPTVVLHPPFRWQKEYARTFADGVAEREDESGIVLAVENMFPWAARGRQVQAYLPHWDPVPQPYDHVTIDLSHTATARSDAMQMVLDLGDRLSHIHLADGHLTTLKDDHLVPGRGTQPCAEVLQHISTSGFSGAVVLEVGTRRRPREREDDLRESLEFARRHLGQVADDPGEST encoded by the coding sequence ATGCCAGATCCAGCGCGCCACCTGCCGGTGGGGCTGTCCACCGCCTCGGTCTACCCCGAGGGGGCGGCGGCGGCCTTCGAGACCGCTGCCCGGCTCGGCTACGACGGTGTCGAGATCATGGTCTGGACCGACCCGATCTCGCAGAACGCCGGGGCCCTGCGTGCGCTCGCCGACCACCACGGCATCGACATCGTCTCGATCCACGCGCCGACGCTGCTGCTGACCCAGCGGGTGATGAGCCCTGACCCGTGGGGCAAGGTCGACCGGTCGATCGAGCTCGCGCAGGAGGTGGGGGCCCCGACGGTGGTCCTCCACCCGCCCTTCCGCTGGCAGAAGGAGTACGCCCGCACCTTCGCCGACGGGGTCGCCGAGCGCGAGGACGAGAGCGGCATCGTGCTGGCCGTCGAGAACATGTTTCCGTGGGCGGCCCGCGGCCGGCAGGTGCAGGCCTACCTGCCGCACTGGGACCCGGTGCCCCAGCCCTACGACCACGTGACGATCGACCTGTCGCACACGGCGACCGCGCGCAGCGACGCGATGCAGATGGTGCTCGACCTCGGGGATCGCCTCTCGCACATCCACCTCGCCGACGGTCACCTGACGACCCTCAAGGACGACCACCTCGTCCCCGGCCGCGGGACCCAACCGTGCGCCGAGGTCCTCCAGCACATCTCCACGAGCGGGTTCTCCGGCGCGGTCGTGCTCGAGGTCGGGACCCGTCGGCGACCCCGTGAGCGTGAGGACGACCTGAGGGAGTCGCTCGAGTTCGCCCGGCGACACCTTGGCCAGGTCGCGGACGACCCAGGCGAGAGCACGTGA
- the radA gene encoding DNA repair protein RadA, which produces MASKKGGPTYRCSECGWTSVKWVGRCGECQAWGSVDEVGGPTVRTLAAARVERPAVPIRDVDAEAATHRSSGVPEFDRVLGGGLVPGSVVLVAGEPGIGKSTLLLDVAARVGEQRRVLYISGEESAAQVRGRAERIDAVTDGLYLASETDLATVLAQIDQVRPDLVVIDSVQTISSTEVDGAPGNVGQVREVAGSLIQAAKSAGFAMLLVGHVTKDGSIAGPRVLEHLVDVVVQFDGDRHSRLRLVRAVKNRFGPTDEVGCFDLSDSGIIGLDDPSGLFLSSRHINVPGTCATVTLEGRRPLVVEVQSLVSPSQIPTPRRANVGLDSGRLAMIIAVLDKRAGAPIGNQDTYVSSVGGVKITEPSSDLAVAVSIASAVLDEPIAHDLLALGEVGLSGEVRPAAGVARRLTEAARLGFRTALVPKGALGDTPAPPGMEVIEVVDVATAITQARGRRARPHLVPSRTP; this is translated from the coding sequence ATGGCATCGAAGAAGGGCGGACCGACGTACCGCTGCAGTGAATGTGGCTGGACCAGCGTCAAGTGGGTCGGGCGCTGCGGCGAGTGCCAGGCCTGGGGCTCGGTCGACGAGGTCGGCGGTCCGACGGTCCGCACGCTGGCCGCCGCACGGGTGGAGCGCCCTGCCGTGCCGATCCGCGACGTCGACGCCGAGGCAGCGACCCACCGCAGCTCCGGGGTGCCGGAGTTCGACCGGGTGCTCGGCGGCGGGCTCGTGCCCGGGTCCGTCGTGCTGGTGGCTGGCGAGCCCGGCATCGGCAAGTCGACGCTGCTGCTCGACGTGGCCGCCCGCGTGGGTGAGCAGCGGCGGGTCCTCTACATCAGCGGCGAGGAGTCGGCCGCCCAGGTGCGCGGCCGCGCCGAGCGCATCGACGCCGTCACCGACGGGCTCTACCTCGCGTCCGAGACCGACCTGGCGACCGTCCTCGCGCAGATCGACCAGGTGCGGCCCGACCTCGTCGTCATCGACTCGGTGCAGACCATCTCCTCGACCGAGGTCGACGGCGCTCCGGGCAATGTCGGGCAGGTCCGCGAGGTCGCCGGCTCGCTGATCCAGGCCGCCAAGTCCGCTGGCTTCGCCATGCTCCTCGTGGGGCACGTGACCAAGGACGGGTCGATCGCCGGGCCACGGGTGCTCGAGCACCTCGTCGACGTCGTCGTCCAGTTCGACGGCGACCGGCACTCCCGGCTGCGGCTCGTGCGCGCGGTCAAGAACCGCTTCGGCCCGACCGACGAGGTCGGCTGCTTCGACCTGTCCGACAGCGGGATCATCGGCCTCGACGACCCCAGCGGGCTCTTTCTGTCCAGCCGGCACATCAATGTCCCGGGGACCTGCGCGACCGTGACCCTCGAGGGCCGTCGGCCACTCGTCGTCGAGGTCCAGTCGCTCGTCAGCCCGTCGCAGATCCCGACCCCTCGTCGGGCCAATGTCGGCCTCGACAGCGGTCGGCTGGCGATGATCATCGCCGTCCTCGACAAGCGGGCGGGCGCCCCCATCGGCAACCAGGACACCTATGTCTCCAGCGTCGGCGGGGTCAAGATCACCGAGCCGTCGAGCGACCTGGCCGTCGCGGTCTCGATCGCGAGCGCAGTCCTCGACGAGCCCATCGCGCACGACCTGCTGGCGCTGGGCGAGGTCGGTCTGAGCGGTGAGGTTCGCCCCGCCGCCGGGGTCGCGCGGCGGCTGACCGAGGCGGCCCGCCTGGGCTTCCGCACGGCCCTGGTGCCCAAGGGCGCGCTCGGCGACACCCCCGC
- a CDS encoding ABC transporter ATP-binding protein, producing MTDDAIEIEGLRVTRGGRLVLPGLDLRVPTGQVVGLLGPSGGGKSTVMRAVVGVQRVEAGRVEVLGLPAGHPDLRHRVGYVTQAPSVYGDLTVAENVVHFARLLGVPDPDSAAREAVERVDLTSHARSRTDALSGGQRSRASLAAALVGRPEVLVLDEPTVGLDPVLRRDLWGLFRRLADDGVTLLVSSHVMDEASRCDRLVLLREGEVLADDTPAGLLERTGAADAEGAFLSLVDEAAT from the coding sequence ATGACGGACGACGCGATCGAGATCGAGGGGCTCCGGGTCACCCGCGGTGGCCGGCTCGTCCTGCCCGGCCTCGACCTGCGGGTCCCCACCGGCCAGGTCGTCGGGCTCCTCGGGCCGAGCGGGGGCGGCAAGTCGACGGTGATGCGGGCGGTCGTGGGCGTCCAGCGGGTCGAGGCGGGCCGGGTCGAGGTCCTCGGGCTGCCTGCAGGCCACCCGGACCTGCGCCACCGGGTCGGCTACGTCACCCAGGCGCCGAGCGTCTACGGCGACCTCACCGTCGCCGAAAATGTCGTCCACTTCGCCCGGTTGCTCGGCGTGCCCGACCCCGACTCCGCCGCCCGCGAGGCCGTCGAGCGGGTCGACCTGACCAGCCACGCGCGCTCGCGCACCGACGCGCTGTCCGGCGGTCAGCGCAGCCGAGCCAGCCTCGCGGCGGCGCTCGTCGGTCGCCCCGAGGTGCTCGTCCTCGACGAGCCGACGGTCGGGCTCGACCCGGTGCTGCGCCGCGACCTCTGGGGCCTCTTCCGCCGGCTCGCCGACGACGGCGTGACGCTGCTGGTCTCCAGCCACGTCATGGACGAGGCCTCCCGCTGCGACCGCCTCGTCCTGCTGCGCGAAGGGGAGGTCCTCGCCGACGACACCCCGGCCGGGCTGCTCGAGCGGACCGGGGCCGCCGACGCAGAGGGAGCCTTCCTCTCGCTCGTCGACGAGGCCGCGACATGA
- a CDS encoding ABC transporter permease: protein MNPRLTLVTSGRVLRQVLRDHRTLALMLVVPVVLMCLLAWIYADGPLFERVGPALLTVFPFVVMFVVTSVATLRERTSGTLERLLTTPMGKGDLVLGYALAFGLLAVVQGAVVTAVSVGLLGLDTAASAAWLVLVVVASGVLGTSLGLLASAFAATEFQAVQLMPATVLPQFLLCGLLVPRDQLPRALELLSDVLPLSHVVDAASAVTRQVQPGSDLASPLLVIAGWVVVALVLGSLTLRRRTP, encoded by the coding sequence ATGAACCCCCGGCTGACCCTGGTCACCTCGGGCCGCGTCCTGCGGCAGGTGCTGCGCGACCACCGGACCCTGGCGCTGATGCTCGTCGTCCCCGTGGTCCTGATGTGCCTGCTCGCGTGGATCTACGCCGACGGACCGCTCTTCGAGCGGGTCGGACCGGCGCTGCTGACGGTCTTCCCCTTCGTGGTCATGTTCGTCGTCACGAGCGTCGCGACCCTGCGGGAGCGCACCAGTGGCACCCTCGAGCGACTGCTCACGACGCCGATGGGCAAGGGCGACCTCGTCCTCGGGTACGCGCTCGCCTTCGGCCTCCTCGCCGTCGTCCAGGGCGCGGTCGTCACGGCGGTCTCCGTGGGGTTGCTCGGCCTCGACACCGCGGCCTCCGCAGCATGGCTCGTGCTCGTCGTGGTCGCGAGCGGTGTGCTCGGCACCTCGCTCGGCCTGCTCGCCTCGGCCTTCGCCGCCACGGAGTTCCAGGCGGTGCAGCTCATGCCTGCGACGGTGCTGCCGCAGTTCCTCCTGTGCGGGCTGCTCGTCCCGCGGGACCAGCTGCCGCGGGCCCTCGAGCTGCTGTCGGACGTGCTGCCGCTCTCCCATGTCGTCGACGCCGCGTCCGCGGTCACGCGACAGGTGCAGCCGGGCAGCGACCTCGCCAGCCCCCTGCTCGTCATCGCCGGCTGGGTCGTCGTCGCCCTCGTCCTCGGGAGCCTCACGCTGCGCCGCCGGACCCCGTGA
- a CDS encoding GNAT family N-acetyltransferase encodes MDHGWAVRRLSGDDWQRHRAVRLAMLLDQPDAYGSTFAREEAFDETTWRQRLEHPVFLAERDAGLPLGAATLYRPDESHDPEIVAMWVAGHARGQGIADALVQACVDLAGDRGDAVVRLHVMRDNPRAVAFYERAGFAFDGSAGDVEGCDRMSRHLPG; translated from the coding sequence ATGGACCACGGGTGGGCAGTGCGCCGGCTCTCCGGCGACGACTGGCAGCGCCACCGGGCCGTCCGGCTCGCGATGCTCCTCGACCAGCCGGACGCCTACGGGAGCACCTTCGCCCGTGAGGAGGCCTTCGACGAGACCACGTGGCGTCAGCGGCTCGAGCACCCCGTCTTCCTCGCCGAGCGCGACGCGGGACTGCCGCTGGGTGCGGCCACCCTCTACCGCCCCGACGAGTCCCACGACCCCGAGATCGTCGCCATGTGGGTCGCCGGGCACGCGCGGGGACAGGGCATCGCGGATGCCCTCGTGCAGGCCTGCGTCGACCTCGCCGGCGATCGCGGCGACGCGGTCGTGCGGCTCCACGTCATGCGCGACAACCCGCGGGCCGTGGCCTTCTACGAGCGGGCCGGGTTCGCCTTCGACGGGTCAGCCGGTGACGTCGAGGGGTGCGACCGGATGAGCCGTCACCTCCCCGGGTGA
- a CDS encoding potassium channel family protein yields MRLHNEDVLVLGLGRFGGAVATELHRLGNRVTALELDPSLAEAYLGRVGRIVQGDATSVTTIEELKPHAFSASVLAIGSSIEASVLAAVNLIDGEAPKVWAKAVSPEHARILNRIGVHHVLSPEIESGKRLAHLIGSRLMDYIEFDDGFAIVKMTPPQEAVGFTLEQSSIRSKYGVTVVGVKSPGQDFTYARPETKVRNGDLIIVSGPTALIERMAARP; encoded by the coding sequence ATGCGTCTGCACAACGAGGACGTCCTCGTCCTCGGCCTCGGCCGCTTCGGCGGCGCGGTGGCCACCGAGCTGCACCGTCTGGGCAACCGGGTGACCGCGCTCGAGCTCGACCCCTCGCTGGCCGAGGCCTACCTGGGCCGCGTCGGGCGGATCGTCCAGGGCGACGCGACCTCGGTGACGACGATCGAGGAGCTGAAGCCGCACGCCTTCTCCGCCAGCGTCCTGGCCATCGGGTCCTCGATCGAGGCGAGCGTGCTCGCCGCGGTCAACCTCATCGACGGTGAGGCCCCCAAGGTGTGGGCCAAGGCGGTCAGCCCCGAGCACGCCCGCATCCTCAACCGGATCGGCGTCCACCACGTCCTCTCCCCCGAGATCGAGTCGGGCAAGCGCCTGGCGCACCTCATCGGCAGCCGCCTGATGGACTACATCGAGTTCGACGACGGCTTCGCGATCGTCAAGATGACGCCGCCCCAGGAGGCCGTGGGCTTCACGCTCGAGCAGTCCTCGATCCGCAGCAAGTACGGCGTGACCGTGGTCGGGGTGAAGTCACCCGGTCAGGACTTCACCTATGCGCGCCCGGAGACCAAGGTGCGCAACGGCGACCTGATCATCGTCAGTGGCCCCACGGCGCTCATCGAGCGGATGGCCGCTCGCCCCTGA
- the proC gene encoding pyrroline-5-carboxylate reductase, whose protein sequence is MTTAIYGVGAMGGAILEALTADGEGEVLAVEGAAERAESLRRQYADRAGVEVVDATTAASRADVHLVVVKPYSVAGLLAQLAPSLRPGSIVLCLALGVSLADLAEALPDGVAAIRGMPNTPARVGQGMTVLSPADDVTDEQLQQVRDLLAPTGETIVLPESQQGVATALSGSAPAYFYLVVEAMVDAGVARGLTRSDALALAGQAARGAGAMLVETGEEAALLRAAVTSPGGSTAAALARLEAHAVRHAFADAVDACTDRAS, encoded by the coding sequence ATGACGACCGCGATCTACGGAGTCGGCGCCATGGGCGGCGCGATCCTCGAGGCACTCACGGCCGATGGCGAAGGGGAGGTCCTCGCCGTCGAGGGGGCGGCGGAGCGGGCCGAGAGCCTGCGTCGGCAGTACGCCGACCGGGCGGGCGTCGAGGTCGTCGACGCCACGACCGCGGCGTCACGCGCGGACGTGCACCTCGTCGTCGTCAAGCCCTACTCCGTGGCGGGCCTGCTCGCGCAGCTGGCTCCCTCCCTTCGCCCGGGGTCGATCGTCCTCTGCCTGGCCCTCGGCGTCTCGCTCGCCGACCTGGCCGAGGCGCTGCCCGACGGCGTGGCCGCGATCCGCGGCATGCCCAACACCCCGGCCCGCGTCGGTCAGGGGATGACGGTGCTCAGCCCCGCCGACGACGTCACCGACGAGCAGCTGCAGCAGGTGCGTGACCTGCTCGCGCCCACCGGCGAGACCATCGTCCTGCCGGAGTCCCAGCAGGGCGTGGCGACGGCACTGTCGGGCTCGGCCCCGGCCTACTTCTACCTCGTCGTCGAGGCCATGGTCGACGCGGGCGTCGCCCGGGGGCTCACCCGCTCCGACGCGCTCGCGCTCGCGGGGCAGGCCGCCCGCGGCGCCGGCGCCATGCTCGTCGAGACGGGCGAGGAGGCCGCTCTGCTGCGCGCAGCGGTCACCTCACCCGGGGGTTCGACGGCCGCAGCCCTGGCGCGGCTCGAGGCCCACGCGGTCCGGCACGCCTTCGCGGACGCCGTGGACGCCTGCACCGACCGAGCGAGCTGA
- a CDS encoding GNAT family N-acetyltransferase, whose product MSEITVRALTEDEWETYRSLRLEALQESPEAFVADHAAEAAEAEDFWRARMGRSDRLVAEAEGKRLGVVSLGAAEDNDSEDAGQLFGLWVHPEWRGRGVAAELVGQSARLAERKGLRQLFYWVGSDNGRAVAFASSFGFRPTDDRRPMRVATADGQDEQEIALVLALGEDRG is encoded by the coding sequence ATGAGTGAGATCACCGTGCGCGCACTGACCGAGGATGAGTGGGAGACCTACCGCAGCCTTCGTCTGGAAGCCCTGCAGGAATCTCCGGAGGCCTTCGTGGCCGACCACGCCGCCGAGGCCGCCGAGGCCGAGGACTTCTGGCGGGCCCGGATGGGCCGCAGTGACCGGCTCGTGGCCGAGGCCGAGGGCAAGCGGCTGGGGGTCGTCAGCCTGGGGGCCGCCGAGGACAACGACTCCGAGGACGCCGGTCAGCTCTTCGGCCTGTGGGTCCACCCCGAGTGGCGGGGACGCGGCGTCGCCGCGGAGCTCGTGGGGCAGAGCGCCAGGCTCGCCGAGCGCAAGGGCCTGCGCCAGCTCTTCTACTGGGTCGGGTCCGACAACGGCCGCGCGGTCGCCTTCGCCTCGAGCTTTGGCTTCCGCCCCACCGACGACCGCCGTCCCATGCGCGTGGCCACCGCCGACGGCCAGGACGAGCAGGAGATCGCGCTCGTCCTCGCCCTGGGCGAGGACCGCGGCTGA